A part of Jiangella alba genomic DNA contains:
- a CDS encoding DUF1349 domain-containing protein, with translation MNDRARFRLTTAILAALGLGAAALVAVAPAGAAAGGVVSDDFYSGTLDSGRWTTVDPLGDASIQVTGGGTADARVEIGVPAGTDHNPWTRADVPRIVQQVDNTDLAVEVGFDSIPATLNQMQGLLFVQDATTFTRFDVFRGADGLRVFASSTVGGTAKSRLNQLLPASVDSRIALRVTRTGNSWNLRWSADGDAWTSAVTFTQALTVHQAGPYAGNAAGGGSSAAAYTAAVDYVFDPNEPITPEDGGSTPTPTPTPTPTPTPTPTPTPTPTPTPTPTPTPTPGGGSLVSDDFSAPALDTGRWTTVDPVGGAEFETAGSGTQDARLVIGLPAGQPRDAWGANGSARVLQSVDDSDTEVEVKFDSVPSQRFQDEGLIVQASSSRWLRFSVYSDGTSTYAYAASTTGGTSTQLLRKKLTFSTGVWLRVTRVGDTFTFRASANGTSWTTIGTTTQNLQVTQIGPYAGVAAPNPAWTALVDYVFETSAPISPEDGGAPPDTTAPEVTLGDIVPGSRAVGVAWSTDEFATGVAEVAPAGSNTWSRRAEATTANLSQQVSVTGLTPGTDYKVRVVATDLAGNATTSPTRTFSTTAATGPAIDVWYGDTQRFGARGRTQPKVNLLGNVSDGDGVQSLRYSLNGGAQRTLTVGPDSRRLQYAGDFNADITYTDLVAGQNTVTLTATDTTGEVSQHTVTLVRQDVAAPGLPFVTDWTGSQPLTSQATVVDGLWTVGNNGARVAPDATGYDRLIAIGDQSWTDFEAVVPFTVHGIGPGAGSPLSNEAMVGVGLRWPGHSAVDSKQPAWGYKTIGAYAWYRFFSTPRMELLGNGAVVRGKKNAPLQFGQQYVFKVRAQTTSGGQTTYSMKMYPAGGPEPANWDLTYTGSGPANGSLLLIAHHTDVTFGTVTVNPLP, from the coding sequence ATGAACGACCGGGCACGCTTCCGGCTCACGACCGCGATCCTCGCCGCGCTGGGCCTGGGCGCCGCCGCGCTGGTGGCCGTCGCGCCGGCCGGCGCCGCGGCCGGTGGTGTCGTCTCCGACGACTTCTACTCGGGCACGCTCGACTCCGGCCGGTGGACGACGGTCGACCCGCTCGGCGACGCGTCGATCCAGGTCACCGGCGGTGGCACCGCCGACGCCCGGGTCGAGATCGGGGTGCCGGCCGGCACCGACCACAACCCGTGGACCCGCGCCGACGTGCCCCGGATCGTCCAGCAGGTCGACAACACCGACCTCGCGGTCGAGGTGGGGTTCGACTCCATCCCGGCCACGCTTAACCAGATGCAGGGGCTGCTGTTCGTCCAGGACGCCACGACGTTCACCCGGTTCGACGTGTTCCGCGGCGCCGACGGCCTGCGCGTCTTCGCGTCCAGCACCGTCGGCGGCACCGCGAAGTCGCGGCTGAACCAGCTGCTGCCGGCCAGTGTCGACTCGCGCATCGCGCTGCGGGTCACCCGCACCGGCAACAGCTGGAACCTGCGGTGGTCGGCCGACGGCGACGCCTGGACGTCCGCGGTGACGTTCACCCAGGCGCTGACCGTGCACCAGGCCGGGCCGTACGCGGGCAACGCGGCCGGTGGCGGGTCTTCCGCGGCGGCCTACACGGCCGCCGTCGACTACGTCTTCGACCCGAACGAACCGATCACGCCCGAGGACGGCGGCTCGACGCCGACGCCGACGCCCACACCGACCCCCACGCCGACCCCGACACCGACGCCCACACCGACGCCGACTCCCACGCCGACCCCGACGCCGACGCCCACGCCGGGTGGCGGCTCGCTGGTCAGCGACGACTTCTCCGCCCCCGCGCTGGACACCGGGCGCTGGACGACGGTCGACCCCGTCGGCGGCGCGGAGTTCGAGACGGCCGGGTCCGGCACCCAGGACGCGCGCCTGGTCATCGGCCTGCCCGCCGGCCAGCCCCGCGACGCCTGGGGCGCGAACGGCTCCGCCCGGGTGCTGCAGTCCGTCGACGACTCCGACACCGAGGTCGAGGTCAAGTTCGACTCCGTGCCCAGCCAGCGGTTCCAGGACGAGGGGCTGATCGTCCAGGCGTCGTCGTCGCGCTGGCTGCGCTTCAGCGTGTACAGCGACGGCACGTCGACCTACGCCTACGCGGCCTCGACCACCGGCGGCACGTCGACACAACTGCTCAGGAAGAAGCTGACGTTCTCGACCGGCGTGTGGCTGCGGGTCACCCGGGTCGGCGACACGTTCACGTTCCGCGCGTCCGCCAACGGCACGTCGTGGACGACGATCGGCACGACCACGCAGAACCTGCAGGTGACGCAGATCGGCCCGTACGCCGGCGTCGCGGCGCCCAACCCAGCCTGGACCGCGCTGGTCGACTACGTCTTCGAGACCTCCGCGCCGATCTCGCCGGAGGACGGCGGTGCGCCGCCGGACACCACGGCCCCCGAGGTGACGCTCGGCGACATCGTGCCCGGTTCCCGCGCAGTCGGCGTGGCGTGGTCCACCGACGAGTTCGCCACCGGCGTCGCGGAGGTCGCGCCGGCCGGCAGCAACACCTGGTCGCGGCGGGCCGAGGCGACCACCGCGAACCTCAGCCAGCAGGTCTCGGTCACCGGCCTGACCCCGGGTACCGACTACAAGGTGCGCGTCGTCGCGACCGACCTCGCCGGCAACGCGACCACGAGCCCCACGCGGACGTTCTCGACGACGGCGGCCACCGGCCCCGCCATCGACGTCTGGTACGGCGACACCCAGCGCTTCGGCGCCCGCGGCCGCACCCAGCCCAAGGTCAACCTGCTCGGCAACGTGTCCGACGGCGACGGCGTGCAGTCGCTGCGGTACTCGCTCAACGGCGGCGCCCAGCGGACGCTGACGGTCGGCCCGGACAGCCGGCGGCTGCAGTACGCCGGCGACTTCAACGCCGACATCACCTACACCGACCTCGTGGCCGGGCAGAACACCGTCACGCTCACCGCCACCGACACCACCGGCGAGGTCTCGCAGCACACCGTCACGCTGGTCCGGCAGGACGTCGCCGCGCCCGGCCTGCCGTTCGTCACCGACTGGACCGGCAGCCAGCCGCTCACCAGCCAGGCCACCGTCGTCGACGGGCTCTGGACGGTCGGCAACAACGGGGCCCGCGTCGCGCCGGACGCCACCGGCTACGACCGTCTGATCGCGATCGGCGACCAGAGCTGGACCGACTTCGAGGCCGTCGTGCCGTTCACCGTGCACGGCATCGGCCCCGGCGCCGGCAGCCCGCTGAGCAACGAGGCGATGGTCGGCGTCGGGCTGCGCTGGCCCGGCCACTCCGCCGTCGACAGCAAGCAGCCGGCGTGGGGCTACAAGACCATCGGCGCCTACGCCTGGTACCGGTTCTTCTCCACGCCGCGGATGGAGCTGCTCGGCAACGGCGCGGTGGTGCGGGGCAAGAAGAACGCGCCGCTGCAGTTCGGCCAGCAGTACGTCTTCAAGGTGCGGGCCCAGACGACGTCCGGCGGCCAGACCACGTACTCGATGAAGATGTACCCGGCCGGCGGCCCCGAGCCGGCGAACTGGGACCTCACCTACACCGGCAGCGGCCCGGCCAACGGGTCCCTGCTGCTCATCGCCCACCATACCGACGTCACGTTCGGCACCGTCACCGTCAACCCGCTGCCCTGA
- a CDS encoding LPXTG cell wall anchor domain-containing protein — MPHDDVTGLSRRQILRRGVAVGTAVWTVPTVTAITLTPANAASPSGEPPTEPPKPPTEPPKPPTEPPSNETTPPPSTETTPPPSNETTPPGTSTPSGKPRPPGDEDEDETTAGGLPNTGPGDVAQGLAVGGLLTAAGAAMYVASRKESPAPGDAEPGAAV; from the coding sequence ATGCCACACGATGATGTCACCGGGCTGAGCCGTCGGCAGATCCTTCGCCGCGGGGTCGCCGTCGGGACGGCGGTCTGGACGGTGCCCACGGTCACCGCCATCACGCTGACCCCCGCGAACGCCGCTTCGCCCAGCGGCGAGCCGCCGACCGAGCCGCCGAAGCCGCCCACGGAGCCGCCGAAGCCGCCGACGGAGCCGCCGTCGAACGAGACGACGCCGCCGCCGTCCACCGAGACCACGCCGCCTCCGTCGAACGAGACGACACCGCCCGGCACCAGCACACCGTCGGGGAAGCCGCGGCCGCCCGGCGACGAGGACGAGGACGAGACCACCGCGGGCGGGCTGCCCAACACCGGCCCGGGCGACGTCGCCCAGGGGCTGGCGGTCGGCGGGCTGCTCACCGCCGCCGGCGCCGCCATGTACGTGGCGTCGCGGAAGGAGTCCCCCGCGCCGGGCGACGCAGAGCCGGGAGCGGCCGTCTGA
- a CDS encoding class I SAM-dependent methyltransferase, with protein sequence MTFRPCLACGRDRLRPIADLGLTPVLNGVMFDDRDAARSAALGRLDLAGCPDCGHAVNVAFDPELIDYDAEYDNSLHFSPTFQAYADDLAARLVETYGLRGGVVVEIGSGKGDFLASITALTGGTGVGYDPSTMPDREIPNVTLVSDYYRPGQDVEPYDLLVCRHVLEHLEDPAAILRSLRAAAPPDAVHYFEVPAAEFDFGPTGMWDFIYPHVSYFSAGSLHALMRRCGFEVVASGRSFAGQYAWVEVRAGSTDPVPADPAEHLALLADFAERHHEHVARWRDDIARHGERTVLWGAGSKGVSFLNAVDPEGRLTVVDLNPRKWQRFLPGSGHRVIAPADLPGEQVATVLVTNPAYQREITGQLGELGVPAEVVAV encoded by the coding sequence ATGACCTTCCGCCCGTGCCTCGCCTGTGGCCGCGACCGGCTCCGGCCGATCGCCGACCTCGGCCTGACGCCGGTGCTCAACGGCGTGATGTTCGACGACCGCGACGCCGCCCGGTCCGCGGCGCTCGGCCGGCTCGACCTCGCCGGGTGCCCGGACTGCGGGCACGCCGTGAACGTGGCGTTCGACCCGGAGCTGATCGACTACGACGCCGAGTACGACAACTCGCTGCACTTCTCCCCGACGTTCCAGGCCTACGCCGACGACCTCGCCGCCCGGCTGGTCGAGACCTACGGCCTGCGCGGCGGCGTCGTCGTCGAGATCGGCTCCGGCAAGGGCGACTTCCTCGCGTCGATCACCGCGCTCACCGGCGGCACCGGCGTCGGCTACGACCCCAGCACCATGCCCGACCGCGAGATCCCGAACGTGACGCTGGTCAGCGACTACTACCGGCCCGGCCAGGACGTCGAGCCGTACGACCTGCTGGTCTGCCGGCACGTGCTGGAGCACCTGGAGGACCCGGCGGCGATCCTGCGGTCGCTGCGCGCGGCCGCGCCGCCGGACGCCGTCCACTACTTCGAGGTGCCGGCCGCCGAGTTCGACTTCGGGCCCACCGGCATGTGGGACTTCATCTACCCGCACGTCTCCTACTTCTCCGCCGGGTCGCTGCACGCGCTGATGCGCCGCTGCGGCTTCGAGGTGGTGGCGTCCGGGCGGTCGTTCGCCGGCCAGTACGCGTGGGTGGAGGTCCGCGCCGGCAGCACCGATCCGGTCCCCGCCGACCCGGCCGAGCACCTCGCGCTGCTCGCCGACTTCGCCGAGCGGCACCACGAGCACGTCGCCCGCTGGCGCGACGACATCGCCCGGCACGGCGAGCGGACGGTGCTGTGGGGCGCCGGCTCGAAGGGCGTGAGCTTCCTCAACGCCGTCGACCCCGAGGGCCGGCTCACCGTCGTCGACCTCAACCCGCGCAAGTGGCAGCGCTTCCTGCCCGGCTCCGGGCACCGCGTCATCGCGCCCGCCGACCTGCCCGGCGAGCAGGTCGCCACCGTCCTCGTCACCAACCCCGCGTACCAGCGGGAGATCACCGGCCAACTCGGCGAGCTCGGCGTTCCCGCCGAGGTCGTCGCGGTCTGA
- a CDS encoding glycosyltransferase — protein sequence MTSIVVPAHNEERVLGRTLSALLADAAPGEFDVVVVANGCTDATAAVARGFAGVRVVETEVASKSNALRLGDDAAAGFPRVYLDADVVLPAAQLRALCAALTGGVLAAGPRRRLPMDGVGWPVRWYYDVWERLPHVAGELYGRGVIALSERGHQRLGVWDDVMADDLAVATAFGPAERAIVAGAVVEIRPPRTYADLLRRRVRAMSGNARLVAGDRPAGARAQPRTGWRDLRRIVAAEPRLAPKVALFLGTAVLSRLRARRADDTWLRDESSRT from the coding sequence GTGACCAGCATCGTCGTGCCCGCCCACAACGAGGAGCGGGTGCTGGGCCGGACGCTGTCGGCGCTGCTCGCCGACGCGGCGCCCGGCGAGTTCGACGTCGTCGTGGTGGCCAACGGCTGCACCGACGCCACCGCGGCGGTCGCCCGCGGGTTCGCCGGGGTGCGCGTCGTCGAGACCGAGGTGGCGTCGAAGAGCAACGCGCTGCGGCTCGGCGACGACGCGGCGGCCGGCTTCCCGCGCGTCTACCTCGACGCCGACGTCGTCCTGCCGGCGGCGCAGCTCCGGGCGCTGTGCGCGGCGCTCACCGGCGGCGTGCTCGCGGCCGGCCCGCGGCGGCGGCTGCCGATGGACGGCGTGGGCTGGCCGGTGCGCTGGTACTACGACGTGTGGGAGCGGCTGCCGCACGTCGCCGGCGAGCTGTACGGCCGCGGCGTCATCGCGCTGTCCGAGCGGGGGCACCAGCGGCTCGGCGTCTGGGACGACGTCATGGCCGACGACCTCGCCGTCGCCACGGCGTTCGGGCCGGCCGAGCGGGCGATCGTCGCCGGCGCCGTCGTCGAGATCCGCCCGCCGCGCACCTACGCGGACCTGCTGCGCCGCCGCGTCCGGGCGATGTCCGGCAACGCCCGGCTGGTGGCGGGCGACCGTCCGGCCGGCGCCCGGGCGCAGCCGCGCACCGGCTGGCGCGACCTGCGCCGCATCGTCGCCGCCGAGCCTCGGCTGGCGCCCAAGGTGGCGTTGTTCCTCGGCACCGCGGTGCTGTCGCGGCTGCGGGCGCGGCGGGCCGACGACACCTGGCTGCGCGACGAGAGCAGCCGCACCTGA
- a CDS encoding DUF6355 family natural product biosynthesis protein, with protein MNKGKAAMLAAVALAGGVVAGGAAASAQAVPPPCGFYEVGGGFLNDDMYNHCGDHPVWVTMVGLGIYNQYTACLAPGVHDLNEIFNNPVLDAYSEGEPCSDPE; from the coding sequence ATGAACAAGGGCAAGGCGGCGATGCTCGCCGCGGTGGCGCTCGCGGGAGGCGTGGTCGCGGGCGGTGCGGCCGCGTCAGCGCAGGCCGTTCCGCCACCGTGCGGCTTCTACGAGGTGGGCGGCGGCTTCCTCAACGACGACATGTACAACCACTGTGGCGACCATCCGGTGTGGGTGACGATGGTCGGCCTCGGCATCTACAACCAGTACACGGCGTGCCTGGCGCCCGGCGTGCACGACCTGAACGAGATCTTCAACAACCCGGTCCTCGACGCCTACTCCGAGGGGGAGCCGTGTTCGGATCCGGAATGA
- a CDS encoding class I SAM-dependent methyltransferase, whose translation MTSACPACLGPDLRPFYTVERVPAASCLMLDDEAAARAFPAGELRLAVCESCGFVTNTAFDPALTRYEDDYEESQGCSPRFRDYAAELADGWVRRYGLAGKTVVELGCGKGDFLATLIASGVGHGIGIDPAVRTERIDPALRPRTTWIPGLFPEALETIDAEAVVCRHTLEHIAPVGAWLRTVRSAIGARTDTVVLFELPDVLRVLREGAFWDVYYEHCSYFSAGSLAALFRRSGFEPLDLRRTYDDQYLVIEARPVPAGRAPAGVDTGDRDDVLAAAGTFVARMEEARTHWRGRVRKVAASGGNVLLWGASSKAVGFLATLGDDARHVAAAVDINPHKQNRHLAGSGHRVVAPDAVPDLAPDLVIVMNPTYAAEIGRGLDARGVQTALETL comes from the coding sequence ATGACCTCCGCGTGCCCCGCCTGCCTCGGGCCGGACCTGCGCCCCTTCTACACCGTCGAGCGGGTGCCGGCCGCGAGCTGCCTCATGCTCGACGACGAGGCGGCCGCGCGCGCCTTCCCGGCCGGCGAGCTGCGCCTCGCGGTGTGCGAGAGCTGCGGGTTCGTTACCAACACCGCGTTCGACCCGGCGCTGACCCGGTACGAGGACGACTACGAGGAGTCGCAGGGCTGCTCGCCGCGGTTCCGCGACTACGCCGCCGAGCTGGCCGACGGCTGGGTGCGCCGCTACGGGCTGGCCGGCAAGACCGTCGTCGAGCTGGGCTGCGGCAAGGGCGACTTCCTGGCGACGCTGATCGCGTCCGGCGTCGGGCACGGCATCGGCATCGACCCGGCGGTGCGGACCGAGCGGATCGACCCCGCGCTGCGGCCGCGCACGACCTGGATCCCCGGCCTGTTCCCGGAGGCGCTGGAGACCATCGACGCCGAGGCGGTGGTGTGCCGGCACACGCTGGAGCACATCGCGCCGGTCGGCGCCTGGCTGCGGACCGTGCGCTCCGCCATCGGCGCGCGCACGGACACCGTCGTGCTGTTCGAGCTGCCCGACGTGCTGCGGGTGTTGCGCGAGGGCGCGTTCTGGGACGTCTACTACGAGCACTGCTCCTACTTCTCCGCCGGCTCGCTGGCCGCGCTGTTCCGCCGCAGCGGGTTCGAGCCGCTGGACCTGCGCCGCACCTACGACGACCAGTACCTCGTCATCGAGGCCCGGCCGGTGCCCGCCGGCCGCGCGCCGGCCGGTGTCGACACCGGCGACCGAGACGACGTGCTGGCCGCGGCCGGCACCTTCGTGGCCCGCATGGAGGAGGCCCGGACGCACTGGCGCGGCCGGGTGCGCAAGGTCGCCGCGAGCGGCGGCAACGTGCTGCTGTGGGGCGCGAGCTCGAAGGCCGTCGGGTTCCTCGCCACCCTCGGCGACGACGCCCGGCACGTCGCGGCGGCCGTCGACATCAACCCGCACAAGCAGAACCGCCACCTGGCCGGCAGCGGCCACCGGGTGGTCGCGCCGGACGCGGTGCCCGACCTCGCGCCGGACCTCGTCATCGTCATGAACCCCACCTACGCCGCCGAGATCGGCCGCGGTCTGGACGCCCGCGGCGTCCAGACCGCCCTGGAGACGCTATGA
- a CDS encoding PqqD family protein: protein MTAPPPLSRAHAVRELDVDGAVTLFHEPTQTALVLNETASDVWRLLDGRRTVADIVDELAQVYAADAGTIRSGVHAALRQLADHHVLDGAPHA, encoded by the coding sequence ATGACGGCGCCCCCGCCCCTCTCGCGCGCCCACGCCGTGCGCGAGCTCGATGTCGACGGCGCGGTCACCCTCTTCCACGAGCCCACCCAGACGGCACTGGTGCTGAACGAGACCGCGAGCGACGTCTGGCGGTTGCTCGACGGCCGGCGCACGGTCGCCGACATCGTCGACGAGCTGGCTCAGGTGTACGCCGCCGACGCCGGCACCATCCGGTCCGGGGTGCACGCGGCGCTGCGCCAGCTGGCCGACCACCACGTCCTCGACGGCGCTCCGCACGCATGA
- a CDS encoding glycosyltransferase family 4 protein, whose product MRIDRRVRHECRALLDAGYGVTVICPKETPDEPDVHELDGIVVRSYQPPPATSGLVSYLVEFVVCWLRTARLSLRAARAEGFDILQACNPPDTYWLLGLLWKLRGKRFVYDQHDLCPEVYEARFGKRGLLYRALLLLERATYATADRVVSPNPSYQEVALTRGKVPIGRTAVVMSSPDPELMKPGPPHPELRGGREFLVCYIGIMGPQDGVDRLLDAAAHYVHTLGRTDTRFGLLGYGDSLDDLRAQCTRLGLDEWVTFTGRVDQAELGRWLSTADVGVTPDPPCEFNHRSTMNKTLEYMAHAVPVVATDLRETMRCAGPAADYVPDGDPVVMAKTIAALLDDPRRRAQMGAVGRQRIETELAWADQARRYVALIGSLR is encoded by the coding sequence GTGCGGATCGACCGACGGGTGCGCCACGAGTGCAGGGCGCTGCTCGACGCCGGGTACGGCGTCACGGTCATCTGCCCGAAGGAGACGCCGGACGAACCGGACGTGCACGAGCTGGACGGCATCGTGGTGCGCTCGTACCAGCCGCCGCCGGCGACGTCGGGGCTGGTCAGCTACCTCGTCGAGTTCGTCGTCTGCTGGCTGCGCACGGCCCGGCTGTCGCTGCGGGCGGCCCGCGCCGAGGGCTTCGACATCCTGCAGGCGTGCAACCCGCCGGACACCTACTGGCTGCTCGGCCTGCTGTGGAAGCTGCGCGGCAAGCGGTTCGTGTACGACCAGCACGACCTGTGCCCGGAGGTCTACGAGGCGCGTTTCGGCAAGCGTGGCCTGCTCTACCGGGCCCTGCTGCTGCTCGAGCGGGCCACCTACGCCACCGCCGACCGCGTGGTCAGCCCGAACCCGTCGTACCAGGAGGTCGCGCTCACCCGCGGCAAGGTGCCGATCGGCCGCACGGCCGTGGTCATGAGCTCGCCCGACCCGGAGCTGATGAAGCCCGGACCGCCGCACCCCGAACTGCGCGGCGGCCGCGAGTTCCTGGTCTGCTACATCGGCATCATGGGCCCGCAGGACGGCGTCGACCGCCTGCTCGACGCCGCCGCCCACTACGTGCACACGCTGGGCCGGACGGACACCCGGTTCGGGCTGCTCGGGTACGGCGACAGCCTCGACGACCTGCGCGCCCAGTGCACGCGGCTGGGCCTGGACGAGTGGGTCACGTTCACCGGCCGGGTCGACCAGGCCGAGCTGGGCCGCTGGCTGTCGACCGCCGACGTCGGCGTGACCCCGGACCCGCCGTGCGAGTTCAACCACCGCTCGACCATGAACAAGACGCTGGAGTACATGGCGCATGCGGTGCCCGTCGTCGCGACGGACCTGCGCGAGACCATGCGCTGCGCCGGACCGGCCGCCGACTACGTGCCCGACGGCGACCCGGTGGTCATGGCCAAGACCATCGCCGCCCTGCTGGACGACCCGCGCCGGCGCGCGCAGATGGGCGCCGTCGGCCGGCAGCGGATCGAGACCGAGCTGGCCTGGGCCGACCAGGCCCGCCGCTACGTCGCCCTGATCGGGTCGCTGCGATGA